A window of Mycolicibacterium holsaticum DSM 44478 = JCM 12374 genomic DNA:
TCCGTCGACGACGTCGACGACGCCGACTCGGACGTCGCATCCGAACCCGTCGCGTCCGGTGCCGCGGACGCGACGCCCTGCCCCGTCAGCACCGCGGCGCTCACGCCGAGGGCTACCGCCAGCCCGCTGATCCGTCCCACCTGTACGTACTTACCGACACCGCGCGCCGGCCGTGCGGCATTCAGCGATTTCGGTGCGCCAAGTTGCGCTCAGCGGGCGTTTGCGCGCCGAAATCACCGCGGCGGGACGTCACCGTGATCTGTGCGCCGCGTCGGGGGGTGAGGATGACGTGCTTGAGCCGCGTCTTCTCCCCGGGTCGCGTGGTGGTGGCCAACTCGACGCGGCGCAGGATCTCCCGCAGCACCACGCGCATCTCGACCATCGCGAAGCTCGCGCCCAGACAACGCCGGTTACCGCCGCCGAACGGCAACCAGGTCGTCGGGCTCAGCGTTGCGCCGACCATCCGGTCCGGATCGAAGTCCTCGGGCCGTGGATAGATAGCGGCGCTGGCGTGCACCAACGTGATGCTCGGCACCACCATCACCCCGGCAGGCAGCCGGTAGCCCGCGATCTCGACCGGTTCCTTGAGGATCCGGCCCACGTCAGGCACCACCGGCCGGATCCGCAGCGTCTCCTTGGCTACCGCATCCAGGTAGTCGTCGTCTCCGCTGTCCGCCGCGGCGACCGCCTTGGCCAGCACCGCCGGATGGCGGGTCAACCGCTCCAACGCCCACGCCAACCCGGTCGCGGTCGTGTCATGGCCTGCGACCAACAGCGTGATCAGCTGATCGCGTAATTCCTTGTCGCTCATGGTGTTTCTGTCGTCGCCACCGGCTTGCACCAGCATCGCCAGCGCGTCGGTGCGCGAGGCCAGGTCGGGATCGGCGCGCCGCTCGGCGATCTCCTCGTACAGCAGCCGGTCGGCTTCGGCCATGTATGCCCGCAACCGCCGCCACGGCCGGCGGCCCAACAGCTCGGGCTTGGCGATCGCGATCGACTGCCACGGCCCGATGCTGAGCAGCCGCGGCATCACCTCGCGCAGCGCTGCCAACCGGGCGGGTTCGCTCGCGCCGATCACGGTCCGCAGGATCACCTCCAGGGTGATCTCCGACGTCTTCGGCGCCACCGGAAACGGCCGGCCCACCGGCCAGCCCGCGATGTTCTCCGCGGCGATCTCGGCCATCGTCGCGGCCTGACGCGCCACCGCGTCGCGGTGGAACGGGGCCATCATCAGCCGGCGCCGGTCGCGGTGCGCGTCACCGTCGACCACCAGCACCGAACTGTCGCCGAGCAAACCACCCAGCATCGAATTCGCCTCGCCCGCATGGAAGATCCGCGGATCGCCGGCGAACACCGTCTTGATGTCGTCCGGGTCGCCCAGATACACCATCGGCCCGATCACCGTGTTGCGCAGCATGAAGACGTCGCCGTAGCGGCGCCGGCACCACGCCACGAACTGCGTCCACCACCGCGCCATCAGCATCAGCTGGATCACCGAGGGAATCGGGGGTCCCGGCGGTAATCCCGCCCGCGCTGTTCCACTCATGCCTAATAGCGTACGAGCTTCGGCGGCAACCCGAAACCCCCAAGCCGGCGCGCGGCGCTACGCTGGCTTTCGCGGTGAATATGAAGGTCGCTATCAGCGGGGCAGGCGTCGCCGGCGCGGCACTTGCGCACTGGCTGCAGCGCACCGGCCACAGGCCAACGCTCATCGAGCAGGCGCCGGCGTTTCGCACCGGCGGCTACATGATCGACTTCTGGGGCGTCGGCTACCGGACGGCGCAACGCATGGGCGTCGAACAGGCCATCCTCGATGCCGGTTACGACGTGCAATCGGTGCGCACGGTCGGCCCTACCGGCAAGGCCAAGGCCGAATTGAGCCTCGAGCGCATGCGCCCGATCCTCGGCGACGACCTGGTCAGCCTGCCACGCGGCGATCTCGCCGCCGCGGTCTACGACACCATTGTCGGCAAGGTCGACACCCTGTTCGGGGACAGCATCGCCACGCTCGACGAGCACGCCGATGGGGTGCGGCTGACCTTCGACCACGCCGAACCGCGCGAATTCGACCTCGTCATCGGCGCCGACGGGCTGCACTCCAACGTGCGCCGCCTGGTCTTCGGCCCCGAACGCAACTTCGAGCACTACCTGGGCTGTAAGGTCGCCGCCTGCGTGGTCGACGGTTACCGCCCGCGCGACGAACTCGTCTACGTCATGTACAACACCCCGCGCAGGCACCTCTCGCGCTTTGCGCTGCGCGGCGACCGCACGCTGTTTCTGTTCGTCTGGCGCGCCGACCACGACGACACCGTCGTTTCACCAAAGCAGCAGCTGCACAACGAGTTCGCCGGGGCCGGCTGGGAATGCGCGCAGATCCTTGCCGCGGTCGACGGCGCCGACGACATCTACTTCGACGTGGTCAGCCAGATCCGGATGGACCGCTGGCGCCAGGGCCGGGTGCTGCTGATCGGCGACGCGGCCGCCTGCATCTCGCTGCTCGGCGGCGAGGGCAGCGGGCTGGCGATGACCGAGGCCTACGTGCTCGCCGGAGAACTGCACCGCGCCCGCGGCGATCACCACCGCGCGTTCGCCGACTACGAGACTCAACTGCGCCCGTTCGTCGAGGGCAAGCAGGCCAACGCCAAACAGCTGCTGGGTTTCTTCGCCCCCAAGACCCGACTCGGCCTGCGGTTTCGCGACCTCGCCATCCGCAGCATGTCGTTCCCGCCGCTGACGCGGCGGTTCGCCGGCAGCACCGCGGACGATTTCGAGTTGCCCGACTACGCCTTGTAGCGGGGCAACCCCGCCAGATCGCGCAAGACCGATAAGTTGTCGGCGAGTCGCTACCCCCGCGACCCGGGAATCGAAAGATCGTGGAGACATGCGCGTTGACGGGCGCGAGATCGCCGTTTCCGGCAGCCTGCTGCAGCCGCTGACCCGGCGGACCAACGACATCCTGCGGGTCGTGCTGTCGGGGCTGTTTCTGGCGATCGTCATCTTCAGCTCGCTGGTCACCCGCTACGAGTGGGTGGCCCTTGAGCAGTCGATCTCCGGCATCGTGGGCGTGCTCACCCCCACCCAGTCCAACTTGGTGTACATCGCGTACGGCATCGCGTTGCTGGCACTGCCGTTCCTGATCCTGGTCGGCCTGATCATGTCGCGGCAGTGGAAGCTGCTGGGCGCCTACGGGGCCGCCGCGGCCATCGCCGGGCTCGCGCTGTCGATCACCGGCACCGGCATCGCGGCTCCACGCTGGCACTTCGACCTGTCCGAACGCCTCGACTCGGTCACCTCCCAGTTCGTCGACGACCCGCGCTGGATCGCGATGCTGGTCGCAGTGCTCACCGTCTCGGGGCCGTGGCTGCCCGCGCGCTGGCGGCGCTGGTGGTGGGCCCTGCTGCTGGCATTCGTGCCGATCCATTTGGTGATCAGCGCGGTCGTGCCCGCGCGCTCGCTGTTCGGCCTGGCCGTTGGCTGGTTCGTCGGCGCGCTCGTGGTGCTCGCCGTCGGCACCCCCGGCCTCGAGGTGCCGCTGGACGGCGCGGTGCGCGCGATGGCGCGGCGCGGCTGCGTCGTCTCCGGGCTGACCGTGGTCCGGCCCGCGGGCGCCGGGCCGCTGGTGATGCTCGCGACGTGCGTGGATCAGAAATCGTCGGCGGTGATGGAGCTCTACGGGCCGCACCAGCGGGGCGGCGGCGTGCTGCGCCAACTGTGGCTCAAACTGCGGCTGCGCAACCGCGAAACCGCGCCGCTGCATGCCTCGATGCGCCGCCTCGTCGAACACCGCGCGTTGATGGCGATCGCGATCGGTCAACTCGGCCTGGCCAGCACCTCGACGATCAGCGTCGCCGCGCTCGACCGCGGCTGGACCCTCTACGCGCACACCCCCGCCCGGGGCACCCCGATCGACGAGCACACGATCCCCGTCGGCCGCGTGTGGGAGTCGTTGCGGTCGCTGCACGACTGCCAGATTTCCCACGGCGACCTGCGCGGCAGCAAGATCACCGTCGCCGACGACGAGGTGCTGTTCGGCGGCTTCGAGCGGGCCGAGTACGGCGCCACCGACGCCCAGCTGCGCTCCGACATCGCCCAGCTGCTGGTCACCACCACCGACCTGTACGACGCGCCGTCGGCCGTGCGCGCGGCCATCGACTCGTTCGGCAAAGACGCCGTGCTCACGGCATCCCGTCGTCTCACCAAAGCCGCTGTGCCACAACATATCCGACAGTCAGTCGACGATGCCGGCGCGGTCATCACCGAAGCCCGCGACGAGGTCAAACGGCAGACCCGCGTCGACGAGATCCGCTCCGAGACGGTCACCCGGTTCACCCGCAGCCAGATCGTCCAGCTGGTGCTGCTGATCGCGCTGGTGTACGTCGCCTACCCGTTCATCAGCTCGGTGCCGACGTTCATCACCGAGCTGCGCACCGCCAACTGGTGGTGGGCACTGGTGGGGCTGGCGGCGTCGGGGCTGACGTATATCGGTGCCGCGGCGGCACTTTGGGCCTGCGCCGACGGCCTGGTCACGCTGCGCGGGCTGACGGTCATGCAGGTCGCCAACAAGTTCGCCGCCACCACCACCCCGGCGGGCGTCGGCGGCCTCGCGCTGTCGGCGCGCTACCTGCAGAAGGGCGGCGTCGCCCCGATGCGCGCCACCACCGCCGTCGCGCTGCAGCAGTCGGTCCAGGTCATCACGCACATCGGGCTGCTGATCTTTTTCAGCACCGCGGCCGGCGCATCGGCGGACCTGGGCCGCTTCGTCCCCGACATCGCGGTGCTGTACCTGGTCGCCGGGTTGGCGCTGGGCCTGGTCGGCACGTTCCTGCTGGTGCCCAAGCTGCGCCGGTGGCTGGCCACGGCGGTGCGGCCGCGGCTGCAGGAGATGGTCGGCCACCTCGGCGAGCTCGCCCGCGAACCCCGGCGGCTGGCGATCATCGTCGCAGGATGTGCGGCGACGACTCTGGGTAACGCGTTCGCGCTGTGGGCGGCGATCGAGGCGTTCGGCGGCGACACGTCGTTCATCACCGTCACCGTGGTGACGATGGTGGGCGGAACGCTGGCCTCGGCGGCCCCCACCCCCGGCGGCGTCGGCGCCGTGGAGGCGGCGCTGATCGGTGGTTTGGCGGCGTTCGGGATGCCCGCGGCGGTCGCGGTGCCCGCCGTGCTGCTCTACCGCGTTCTGACCATCTGGCTGCCCGTCTTCGCCGGGTGGCAGGTGATGCGCTGGATGACGAAGAACGAACGAATTTAGCAGGTCGACGCGTCGGCGGGGCCGTTCCACCACCGGGCCAACAGAGGGTACTGTCAACCCATCGTGTCGAGAAATCCTGCGCGATGTTCATAAAAAACCCAATCTGAACAAGGGTGACGATGACAGATTCATCACGCGCAACGACGGGGTCTGCACCCACGCCAGAGTCCAAGTGGTTGTCGAAGTCGGCGGCTTCGGCCCGCGGCTCGGACAAGAACGAAGTCCAATTCCACTACGACATCTCCAACGACTTCTTCAAGCTGTGGCAGGACCCGACCCAGACGTACAGCTGCGCCTACTTCGACCGCGACGATATGACGCTCGAAGAGGCCCAGATGGCCAAGGTCGACCTCGCGCTGGGCAAGCTGGGCCTGCAACCGGGCATGACATTGCTGGACATCGGCTGCGGCTGGGGCTCCACGATCATGCGGGCCGTCGACCGCTACGACGTCAACGTGATCGGGCTGACCCTGTCCGAGAACCAGAAACAGCACATCGAGGACCACTGGTTCGCGAACTCGAAAAGCAAGCGGCACATGGAGGTGCGGCTGCAGCCCTGGGAGGAGTTCGAGGGTCAGGTCGACCGGGTGGTGTCGATCGGGGCGTTCGAGCACTTCGGGTTCAACAAGTACGACGACTACTTCAAGAAGACGTTCAACTGGCTGCCCGATGACGGGGTGATGCTGCTACACACGATCATCATTCCCGAAGACGACGAGATCAAAGCCAAGAACCTGCCGCTGACCATGTCCAACGTGCGCTTCATCAAGTTCATCATGGACGAGATCTATCCCGGCGGCCGGCTGCCGCTGGCCTCGATGGTCAGGGACCACGCCGTCAAGGCGGGCTACACCGTCACGCGCGAGCAGCATCTGCAGCCGCACTACGTCAAGACGTTGGACACCTGGGCAGCCAACCTCGAGGCCAAGAAGGACGAGGCGATCGCCGTCACCTCCGAAGAGGTGTACGAGCGGTTCCGCAAGTACCTCACCGGCTGCGCTGACCTGTTCCGCGACGGCTACACCGACGTCTGTCAGTTCACGTGCGAGAAGGCAGGCGTTTAGCCGATTTACGAAAATTGAGATATACACAGTGCGTCCATCACGCACCACATAACTGAAGGAGCCGAACGCGGATGTCGGAGAGCAGGTCGGGCTCGACGAAGATCTCGACGGATATGCGGCCAGCATACGAAGATGTTCAGGCCCATTACGACATATCCAACGAGTTCTTCGGGTTGTTCCAAGATCCGTCGCGCACCTACAGCAGTGCCTACTTCGAGCGCGCCGACATGACCCTGGAAGAGGCGCAGCTCGCCAAGATCGACCTCGCGCTCGGAAAGCTCGACCTGCAACCGGGAATGACGCTGCTCGATGTCGGCTGCGGTTGGGGCTCGGTGATGAAGCGGGCGGTCGAGAAGTACGACGTCAACGTCGTCGGCCTGACCTTGAGCAAGAACCAGCGCGCGTTCGCCAGCGAGATGCTGGCGGGTCTGGACACCGACCGCTCGCGCCAGGTGCAGCTGCAGGGCTGGGAAGAGTTCGACGGCCGCGTGGACCGCATCGTCAGCATCGAGGCGTTCGAGGCGTGGCCCAAGTCCAAGTACAAGGCGTTCTTCGAAACGTGTTACCGCGTCATGCCCGGCGACGGTCGGCTGCTGTTGCAGACCATCATGGGCCACCCGCTCAAACGGTGGCCGGAGCTGGGCATTCCGATCGTGATGAGCGACCTGAAGTTCATGCGGTTCATCGCCAAGGAGATCTTCCCCGGCGGCGCCGTGCCGTGCGACGAGGACGTCGTCGACTTCTCCCGTGACGCCGGGTTCACGCTGCAGGAGCTGGACAAGCTGACCCCGCACTATGTGCGGACCCTGCGGACCTGGGCCGACGCCTTGGAGGCCCGTCACGACGAGGCCGTCGCAGTGACATCCGAGGAGATCTACCAGCGTTATATGCGCTACCTCACCGGCTGCGCGGACTTCTTCGAGCGCGGCATCTGCGAGGTCGGGCAGTTCACCCTCGTCAAGTGATTTGTGTGCGCTGAGGCGCGGTGAGCGCGCCCAGACGCACACGAGCCGCTAGGGGGCGCCGAAGACCAGCGCCACGTTGTAGCCGCCGAACCCGAACGAGTTGGTGAGCACGTAGCGGTAGTCGCTGCGACGCGGGCTGCCTGCGACGACGTCGAGGTCGATCTCCGGGTCCGGCTCGGTGTAGTTGAGGGTCGGCGGTACGGCACCGTCACGCAGCGCCAGCACCGTGAGCATGGCCTCGATCGCCCCGGCGGCGCCCAGTGAGTGACCCAACGCCGCCTTGGGGGCGTACACCGGCGGTTGGTGCCTGCCGAGTGCGCGGTGGATGGCTCGCGCTTCGGCGAGGTCGCCGACGCGTGTGCCGGCTGCGTGGGCGTTGATGTGGTCGATGTCGGTGCGGGTCAGCCCGGCCACCTCGACCGCGCGGCTGATCGCGTCACCTGCGCGCTCCCCGGACGGCTCCGGGTCGATGGCGGCGTAGCCGTCCGACGTCATCGCCGCGCCCATCAGCCGGGCCAGGATGCGCGCGCCGCGGGCCTTGGCGTGTTCCTCTTTCTCGATGAGCAGCAGCGCACCGCCTTCGCCGAGCACCATGCCGTCGCGGTTCTTGTCGAACGGGCGGCAGGCCCCGGCGGGGTCGGCGTTGTTCAGCGACATCGCGCCCTGCTGGATGAACGCCGCGACCGGCACCGCCTCGATCTCGGTTTCCACGCCACCGCAGATCGCGACGTCGGCATCGTCGAACACGATGTGGCGCCACGCCTGCGCGATGGCCGCCGCACCCGAGGCGTCGGCCATCACCGGCGACATGATTCCGGCCTTGGCCTGATGGTCCAGCCCGAGCGCGGCGGCCGCCGAGTTGGGCATGTACATCTGCACGGCCAGCGGCGAAACCGCCCGCAGCCCTTTCTGTCTCCATGCGTCGTACTGGGCGGGGATCTCCTCGGTCGAGCCGAGCGCCAGCCCGACCGAGACCATCAGCCGTCTGGCGTCGATCTCGGGGGAGCCGGCGGCCTCCCACAGCCGGCGTCCGAGCAAGGTGGACATCTTCTGCATGAACGCCATCCGGCGCTTCTCGACGCGGTTGAGTTGTTCGTCGAAGTCCTCACGAATCTGTCCACCGATGCTGACCGGTGATGCGTATTCGCCGACGAACCACTTGTCCAGCGCCCGGATTCCGCTGTCGCCGTCCAGTAGTTGCCGCCATGTCTGCTCGGCATCGGGCGCGAGCGCGGTCGTCGCGGATACTGCCGTAACCACGACGTCGGGCAACCCATCGCCGGTAGTCAGCGACGCCATACCAGGTGCTCCTCCATGCCAATATTTAGAGTAGAACCCCGATGCTGCGGAGGCGAGATTTGATGTCTGAGCGCAATGTGTTTGGCAATCTGCTCGAACCGTGCGGCACCGACCCGCTCACCGGCTTCTACCGCGACGGGTGTTGTTCGACCGGGCCGGAGGACATCGGCAGGCACACCATCTGCGCTGTGGTGACCGCGGAGTTCCTCGATCACCAGCGCGCCATCGGCAACGACCTGTCGACGCCTCGGCCCGAATTCCGCTTCCCCGGGCTGAAACCCGGCGACCGTTGGTGCGTCACCGCGGTGAACTGGCTGCGCGCGTATCAGGCCGGCGTGGCCGCGCCGGTGGTGTTGTCCTGCACCCACGAGCGCACGCTGGAGGTGGTACCGCTGGAGGCGTTGCGCGAGCACGCCGTCGACGTGCCCGACGACCTCGGCGACCTTTGACGATCGGGGCGAAGCCGTGGCGGCCAGGCCGTACCGTGAGCGCATGCCTGACGAATTGCCCGCGGTCACGCTCTCTAATCCCCCGGAACGCTTGTTGCGCGTCGCCAACCCGACGATGAAAGTCCTGCTGCACACGCCGTTGGTCGGTTCGCTGCGCAAGCAGATGATGGTGCTCACCGTCACCGGACGCAAAAGCGGGCGCCGGTTCTCGTTTCCGTTGACCGCCCACCAGATCGACGGCGTGTACTACGCGCTGACGAGCGCGCCGTGGAAGAACAACTTCCGCGACGGCGCCCGCGCCACCCTGCAGCACGCGGGGGCCATCATCCGGGTGCGCGGTGAGCTGATCACCGACCCCGGCGCCGTCGCCGACATCTCCCGGCGCTGCGCGGAGTCCTACGGCGCCAAGCGCGCGCAGATGTTGATGGGTGTCAAGTTCCGCGACAAGAACCGGATCCCGACGGTCGAGGAGTTTGCCGAGGCCGTGGCCCGCGAACGTTTCGCGGCGATCCGGTTGACCCCCACCGGATGACCGTCGTTTGAATTTTTTTCATTTTGGAAACACCGTTTCCAATTCGTGATGTGATGGGGATCACGTCGTGATGAATTCAAACTGATTGACATCCAGTTGAGGGGGGAAGCGATGGACCCAACGTTGAGTCCCGCTTTGATCAGCGCGCTGGTCGTGCCGATGGCGATCATGATGACCGTCGCGTATGTCGTCGAGCGA
This region includes:
- a CDS encoding cytochrome P450, giving the protein MSGTARAGLPPGPPIPSVIQLMLMARWWTQFVAWCRRRYGDVFMLRNTVIGPMVYLGDPDDIKTVFAGDPRIFHAGEANSMLGGLLGDSSVLVVDGDAHRDRRRLMMAPFHRDAVARQAATMAEIAAENIAGWPVGRPFPVAPKTSEITLEVILRTVIGASEPARLAALREVMPRLLSIGPWQSIAIAKPELLGRRPWRRLRAYMAEADRLLYEEIAERRADPDLASRTDALAMLVQAGGDDRNTMSDKELRDQLITLLVAGHDTTATGLAWALERLTRHPAVLAKAVAAADSGDDDYLDAVAKETLRIRPVVPDVGRILKEPVEIAGYRLPAGVMVVPSITLVHASAAIYPRPEDFDPDRMVGATLSPTTWLPFGGGNRRCLGASFAMVEMRVVLREILRRVELATTTRPGEKTRLKHVILTPRRGAQITVTSRRGDFGAQTPAERNLAHRNR
- a CDS encoding cyclopropane mycolic acid synthase family methyltransferase yields the protein MTDSSRATTGSAPTPESKWLSKSAASARGSDKNEVQFHYDISNDFFKLWQDPTQTYSCAYFDRDDMTLEEAQMAKVDLALGKLGLQPGMTLLDIGCGWGSTIMRAVDRYDVNVIGLTLSENQKQHIEDHWFANSKSKRHMEVRLQPWEEFEGQVDRVVSIGAFEHFGFNKYDDYFKKTFNWLPDDGVMLLHTIIIPEDDEIKAKNLPLTMSNVRFIKFIMDEIYPGGRLPLASMVRDHAVKAGYTVTREQHLQPHYVKTLDTWAANLEAKKDEAIAVTSEEVYERFRKYLTGCADLFRDGYTDVCQFTCEKAGV
- a CDS encoding DUF2237 family protein, which produces MSERNVFGNLLEPCGTDPLTGFYRDGCCSTGPEDIGRHTICAVVTAEFLDHQRAIGNDLSTPRPEFRFPGLKPGDRWCVTAVNWLRAYQAGVAAPVVLSCTHERTLEVVPLEALREHAVDVPDDLGDL
- a CDS encoding FAD-binding domain, which translates into the protein MKVAISGAGVAGAALAHWLQRTGHRPTLIEQAPAFRTGGYMIDFWGVGYRTAQRMGVEQAILDAGYDVQSVRTVGPTGKAKAELSLERMRPILGDDLVSLPRGDLAAAVYDTIVGKVDTLFGDSIATLDEHADGVRLTFDHAEPREFDLVIGADGLHSNVRRLVFGPERNFEHYLGCKVAACVVDGYRPRDELVYVMYNTPRRHLSRFALRGDRTLFLFVWRADHDDTVVSPKQQLHNEFAGAGWECAQILAAVDGADDIYFDVVSQIRMDRWRQGRVLLIGDAAACISLLGGEGSGLAMTEAYVLAGELHRARGDHHRAFADYETQLRPFVEGKQANAKQLLGFFAPKTRLGLRFRDLAIRSMSFPPLTRRFAGSTADDFELPDYAL
- a CDS encoding KasA/KasB family beta-ketoacyl-ACP synthase, which gives rise to MASLTTGDGLPDVVVTAVSATTALAPDAEQTWRQLLDGDSGIRALDKWFVGEYASPVSIGGQIREDFDEQLNRVEKRRMAFMQKMSTLLGRRLWEAAGSPEIDARRLMVSVGLALGSTEEIPAQYDAWRQKGLRAVSPLAVQMYMPNSAAAALGLDHQAKAGIMSPVMADASGAAAIAQAWRHIVFDDADVAICGGVETEIEAVPVAAFIQQGAMSLNNADPAGACRPFDKNRDGMVLGEGGALLLIEKEEHAKARGARILARLMGAAMTSDGYAAIDPEPSGERAGDAISRAVEVAGLTRTDIDHINAHAAGTRVGDLAEARAIHRALGRHQPPVYAPKAALGHSLGAAGAIEAMLTVLALRDGAVPPTLNYTEPDPEIDLDVVAGSPRRSDYRYVLTNSFGFGGYNVALVFGAP
- a CDS encoding cyclopropane mycolic acid synthase family methyltransferase, coding for MSESRSGSTKISTDMRPAYEDVQAHYDISNEFFGLFQDPSRTYSSAYFERADMTLEEAQLAKIDLALGKLDLQPGMTLLDVGCGWGSVMKRAVEKYDVNVVGLTLSKNQRAFASEMLAGLDTDRSRQVQLQGWEEFDGRVDRIVSIEAFEAWPKSKYKAFFETCYRVMPGDGRLLLQTIMGHPLKRWPELGIPIVMSDLKFMRFIAKEIFPGGAVPCDEDVVDFSRDAGFTLQELDKLTPHYVRTLRTWADALEARHDEAVAVTSEEIYQRYMRYLTGCADFFERGICEVGQFTLVK
- a CDS encoding lysylphosphatidylglycerol synthase transmembrane domain-containing protein produces the protein MRVDGREIAVSGSLLQPLTRRTNDILRVVLSGLFLAIVIFSSLVTRYEWVALEQSISGIVGVLTPTQSNLVYIAYGIALLALPFLILVGLIMSRQWKLLGAYGAAAAIAGLALSITGTGIAAPRWHFDLSERLDSVTSQFVDDPRWIAMLVAVLTVSGPWLPARWRRWWWALLLAFVPIHLVISAVVPARSLFGLAVGWFVGALVVLAVGTPGLEVPLDGAVRAMARRGCVVSGLTVVRPAGAGPLVMLATCVDQKSSAVMELYGPHQRGGGVLRQLWLKLRLRNRETAPLHASMRRLVEHRALMAIAIGQLGLASTSTISVAALDRGWTLYAHTPARGTPIDEHTIPVGRVWESLRSLHDCQISHGDLRGSKITVADDEVLFGGFERAEYGATDAQLRSDIAQLLVTTTDLYDAPSAVRAAIDSFGKDAVLTASRRLTKAAVPQHIRQSVDDAGAVITEARDEVKRQTRVDEIRSETVTRFTRSQIVQLVLLIALVYVAYPFISSVPTFITELRTANWWWALVGLAASGLTYIGAAAALWACADGLVTLRGLTVMQVANKFAATTTPAGVGGLALSARYLQKGGVAPMRATTAVALQQSVQVITHIGLLIFFSTAAGASADLGRFVPDIAVLYLVAGLALGLVGTFLLVPKLRRWLATAVRPRLQEMVGHLGELAREPRRLAIIVAGCAATTLGNAFALWAAIEAFGGDTSFITVTVVTMVGGTLASAAPTPGGVGAVEAALIGGLAAFGMPAAVAVPAVLLYRVLTIWLPVFAGWQVMRWMTKNERI